A single region of the Variovorax paradoxus genome encodes:
- the pdxH gene encoding pyridoxamine 5'-phosphate oxidase — protein MRNNVGMTSSPTNEKLAALRKSYERAELGEIHSADDPLKQFERWLGEAIDAQVPEPNAMTLCTVGSDLRPSSRIVLIKGYDARGVVWYTNYESRKGRELSGNPYAALQFHWVELERVVRIEGRVEKTSAEESDAYFASRPLDSRIGAWASPQSEVISGRDVLVKNAAVAAAKHLLSPPRPPHWGGYRLVPDRWEFWQGRKSRLHDRLRYRLEGGNWVRERLAP, from the coding sequence CGCGCTGCGCAAGAGCTATGAGCGGGCCGAGCTCGGCGAGATCCATAGCGCCGACGATCCGCTGAAGCAGTTCGAGCGCTGGCTCGGCGAAGCCATCGACGCCCAGGTGCCCGAGCCCAATGCGATGACCTTGTGCACCGTGGGCAGCGACCTGCGGCCTTCGAGCCGCATCGTGCTCATCAAGGGCTACGACGCACGCGGAGTCGTCTGGTACACCAACTACGAAAGCCGCAAGGGCCGCGAGCTGTCGGGCAATCCGTATGCGGCGCTGCAGTTCCATTGGGTCGAGCTCGAACGCGTGGTGCGGATCGAAGGCCGCGTCGAAAAAACCAGCGCCGAGGAAAGCGACGCCTACTTTGCCAGCCGCCCGCTGGACTCGCGCATCGGCGCCTGGGCCAGCCCGCAAAGCGAAGTGATCAGCGGACGCGACGTGCTGGTGAAGAACGCCGCCGTGGCGGCCGCCAAGCACCTGCTCTCGCCGCCGCGCCCGCCGCACTGGGGCGGCTACCGGCTTGTGCCCGACCGTTGGGAATTCTGGCAGGGCCGCAAGAGCCGCCTGCACGACCGGCTGCGCTACCGGCTCGAAGGCGGCAACTGGGTGCGCGAACGGCTCGCACCCTGA
- a CDS encoding OmpA family protein → MLMMKTTIHPIGTVLRVLALCAAALSVACAHRPAPGNAMPFDQAVNQAVDDLIVQTQKLPAFLAKVESTIKQSRIVIDPLLEGSSGQQTEVTRVAEQRVVQRMQSQFKQFTVTPFNSAEIERAQYVLNGTLVRDKDAADGRYRLNLALTEIKSGVVIAQSVARISDPTLDTRPTAFFRDSPVNGKDRGVEGYIRTAETQPGQAADALYLERLPTSTVLQEATAAYEAGRMSEALSRYEAASRRPDGQQLRIYSGLYLTQAHLGRAADAEKTFGTLARLGLETNNLSVKFLFKPGSTDFLADPKISAAYPMWLRQIARQAAQIDSCVVVTGHTSRTGPEAVNERLSLQRAVSVKTRLVGEAPPLSKKLRESGMGFRENIVGTGADDASDALDRRVEFKVAACEA, encoded by the coding sequence ATGCTGATGATGAAGACCACCATCCACCCGATCGGGACCGTGCTGCGCGTGCTCGCGTTGTGCGCCGCGGCGCTTTCCGTTGCGTGCGCGCACCGGCCCGCGCCGGGCAACGCCATGCCTTTTGACCAGGCCGTCAATCAGGCGGTGGACGACCTGATCGTGCAGACGCAGAAACTGCCGGCCTTCCTGGCCAAGGTGGAGTCGACCATCAAGCAGAGCCGCATCGTGATCGATCCGCTGCTCGAGGGTTCGAGCGGCCAGCAGACCGAAGTGACGCGCGTGGCCGAGCAGCGCGTGGTCCAGCGCATGCAATCGCAGTTCAAGCAGTTCACCGTCACGCCCTTCAACAGCGCCGAGATCGAGCGCGCCCAATACGTGCTGAACGGCACGCTGGTGCGCGACAAGGATGCGGCCGACGGGCGCTACCGGCTGAACCTGGCGCTGACGGAAATCAAGAGCGGCGTGGTCATCGCGCAATCGGTGGCGCGCATCAGCGACCCGACGCTGGACACGCGTCCGACGGCCTTCTTTCGCGACAGCCCGGTGAACGGCAAGGACCGCGGCGTGGAAGGCTACATTCGCACCGCCGAAACGCAGCCCGGCCAGGCCGCCGATGCGTTGTACCTGGAGCGCCTGCCCACTTCGACGGTGCTGCAGGAAGCCACCGCGGCCTACGAGGCTGGCCGCATGAGCGAAGCCCTGAGCCGCTACGAAGCCGCATCGCGCCGGCCCGACGGACAGCAGCTGCGCATCTACAGCGGCCTGTACCTCACGCAGGCGCATCTCGGCCGCGCGGCGGATGCGGAAAAAACCTTCGGCACCCTGGCGCGGCTCGGGCTGGAAACCAATAACCTGAGCGTGAAGTTCCTGTTCAAGCCGGGCTCGACCGACTTCCTGGCCGACCCGAAGATCAGCGCCGCCTATCCGATGTGGCTGCGGCAGATCGCGCGCCAGGCGGCGCAGATCGATTCATGCGTGGTGGTGACGGGCCACACGAGCCGCACCGGCCCTGAGGCGGTCAACGAGCGCCTGTCGCTGCAGCGCGCGGTGAGCGTGAAGACCCGGCTCGTGGGCGAGGCGCCGCCTCTGTCGAAGAAGCTGCGCGAATCGGGCATGGGGTTCCGGGAGAACATCGTGGGCACCGGGGCGGACGACGCAAGCGATGCGCTGGACCGCCGCGTCGAATTCAAGGTCGCAGCCTGCGAGGCTTGA